The proteins below come from a single Oxyura jamaicensis isolate SHBP4307 breed ruddy duck chromosome 1, BPBGC_Ojam_1.0, whole genome shotgun sequence genomic window:
- the RBBP7 gene encoding histone-binding protein RBBP7, with amino-acid sequence MAGKEVLEDTVEERVISEEYKIWKKNTPFLYDLVMTHALEWPSLTVQWLPDVTRPEGKDYALHWLVLGTHTSDEQNHLVVARVQIPNDDQFDASQYDSEKGEFGGFGSVTGKIETEIKINHEGEVNRARYMPQNPCIIATKTPSADVLVFDYTKHPSKPDPSGECNPDLRLRGHQKEGYGLSWNSNLSGHLLSASDDHTVCLWDISAGPKEGKVVDAKAIFTGHSAVVEDVAWHLLHESLFGSVADDQKLMIWDTRSNTTSKPSHSVDAHTAEVNCLSFNPYSEFILATGSADKTVALWDLRNLKLKLHSFESHKDEIFQVHWSPHNETILASSGTDRRLNVWDLSKIGEEQSAEDAEDGPPELLFIHGGHTAKISDFSWNPNEPWVICSVSEDNIMQIWQMAENIYNDEEPDIAAAELEGQAT; translated from the exons ATGGCGGGCAAGGAAG TGCTGGAGGACACGGTGGAGGAGCGCGTCATCAGCGAGGAGTACAAGATCTGGAAGAAGAACACGCCGTTCCTGTACGACCTGGTGATGACACACGCGCTCGAGTGGCCCAGCCTCACCGTGCAGTGGCTGCCTGACGTGACCAG GCCAGAAGGAAAGGATTATGCACTGCACTGGCTGGTTTTGGGAACACACACCTCTGATGAACAGAACCACCTGGTTGTTGCAAGAGTCCAGATTCCCAACGATGATCAGTTTGATGCATCTCAATATGACAGCGAGAAAGGAG AGTTTGGTGGCTTTGGATCTGTGACTGGCAAAATTGAAACGGAGATTAAAATTAACCATGAAGGTGAAGTAAACCGTGCTCGTTACATGCCACAGAATCCCTGCATCATTGCTACAAAAACGCCGTCTGCTGATGTGTTGGTGTTTGACTACACTAAACATCCTTCAAAACCAG accCAAGTGGAGAGTGTAATCCAGACCTTAGATTAAGAGGGCACCAGAAAGAAGGCTATGGTTTGTCATGGAACTCAAATTTGAGTGGACATCTTCTCAGTGCATCAGATGATCAT ACTGTGTGTTTATGGGATATAAGTGCTGGACCAAAAGAAGGCAAAGTCGTTGATGCAAAAGCCATCTTTACGGGGCATTCTGCAGTAGTAGAGGATGTGGCATGGCATCTGCTCCACGAATCTCTGTTTGGATCTGTGGCTGATGATCAGAAGCTTATGAT CTGGGACACAAGATCTAATACAACATCGAAGCCAAGTCACTCTGTAGATGCTCATACAGCTGAGGTCAACTGTCTGTCCTTCAATCCATACAGCGAGTTCATCTTAGCAACTGGTTCGGCTGACAAG aCGGTGGCTCTATGGGATCTTCGAAACTTAAAATTGAAACTCCATTCTTTTGAGTCTCATAAGGATGAAATTTTTCAG GTTCACTGGTCTCCTCATAATGAAACAATCCTTGCTTCGAGTGGTACTGATCGTCGGCTTAATGTGTGGGATCTAAG TAAAATTGGAGAAGAGCAGTCTGCAGAGGATGCAGAAGATGGGCCTCCTGAACTCTTG ttTATTCATGGAGGACACACTGCCAAAATTTCAGACTTCAGTTGGAATCCTAATGAGCCTTGGGTGATCTGCTCTGTATCGGAGGACAACATAATGCAGATATGGCAAATG gcagaaaacatttacaatgACGAAGAACCAGAtatagcagcagcagaactggaaGGTCAAGCGACGTAA